One genomic region from Calderihabitans maritimus encodes:
- the greA gene encoding transcription elongation factor GreA encodes MPEREIILTLDGLKKLEKELEILKTIKRKEVAERIKEAIEFGDLSENSEYEDAKNEQAFIEGRIIALEKKLRQARIIDETDVTTDAVTIGCRVRLKDLDSGDELEYSIVGSVEADPAENKISNESPVGKALMGQRVGSVVEVSAPIGLLRFQIMDIQK; translated from the coding sequence AAAGTTGGAAAAGGAACTGGAAATTCTTAAGACTATAAAAAGAAAAGAAGTAGCCGAACGTATCAAAGAAGCCATTGAATTCGGCGATCTCAGTGAAAACTCAGAATATGAGGATGCTAAGAACGAACAGGCCTTCATAGAAGGACGTATAATTGCCCTGGAAAAGAAGCTACGTCAGGCTCGAATTATTGATGAAACGGATGTAACAACTGATGCAGTAACTATCGGCTGTCGCGTGCGTCTTAAAGACCTGGACAGCGGAGACGAGTTGGAGTATTCTATAGTGGGATCTGTAGAGGCCGATCCTGCGGAAAATAAGATTTCTAATGAATCCCCGGTCGGGAAAGCTCTTATGGGGCAAAGAGTCGGTTCAGTGGTAGAGGTTAGCGCACCTATAGGTTTATTGAGATTCCAAATTATGGATATACAAAAGTAG